The genomic segment GAATAAGCAAATTTTTAGCTTTTGCAGAAATAACTAAAATGAATAAACCAAGAGCTATACCCGCAGTAAGATTAGTTAGAAATTGAAGAACAAAATGTCCAAACATGCTTAAAGGGAATGCAACACCGCTATAATTACCCAGCATACTTATATCGAAAATTGTCTGAAGTGTACATGCAAAACCTGCAATAACAATGATATATACTACCGCCGCTAATATTTTTGCTCTTACTATAGTATTTCTTCCTTTTTTACTACTTAGTATTAGAGAATCAACACCAGTTGAATATTCCTCAGAAAATATAGGAGATATTCCAAGTATAATAAGAAACGCAATAAAGCAATATATATCATTTTTTCTAAGAATAGCCGGCCATATACTATGGTAACTGATGGTTTCTGGTGATCCTATCTTTTTAAGGTAATTATATTCTAGGTTCTTTTTCCTATAAGTATAACTACTTATCCCCTTTACTTTTTGAATTTTTGTTATTTCATTTTTTAGTTTAGTAAGCTTCTCTTTGTGATTTGACCACAATATGTTAGGACGAGAAATTGTGCTATATAATATCTCCTGCTCCATATTACTTACCATTATTGTACTTTTACCAGTATTAATTGCATTATTATATTTTTTAAATGTATTATTTACATTAGAAAGCTGCGAAGCTATTAATACAATGAAACCTGCAAGTATCACTATTCCAATAATTACTATCTTTTTCGAAAAAATTTTATATAATTCATATCTTACTAAATCCATAAACTCACCTCCATCTATACTTCAAAAACTGTAATTTAATTAACAACTTCATGTTTTCTAAAAGAGTGCTTTGTAATATATATAGAAATCATAGAAAATATTATTAAAGCGATACCACAAGCGACTATATTTATCACAGGTGTCCCAAATATATTATAGGTATTAACCATTTGTAATGAATCAGAAGGACTTATAAAAAAGCAATATGAATTTATAAGTCCAAGTATAGAATGCTCAATCCCCATATTTCCAGCAAGATATAAAGGCATTATAATTGCTGCAAAACTAACGAAGAACGTTACCAGTAGATTCCTTATACGTGAGGAAAACATTAAAATCAATAACCCAAAGGCTAATATCCCTATAAACATCATCAAGAACTGCAATAAATATACCTGAGATATATTTAGCTGATATGGGCTAAAAGAATACATTCCCAAAGCTTGCATCGGTCTATCAAAACCTTCTATATTTCCATAGCATAAAACAGATGATAGAATCGGTATAATTCCAAATATTAAAGCAATAGAAGAAGAATAGATACATGAAGCAATGAGTTTTGCAGTAATTATAGTTTTTTTACCATACTTGCTGCTTAATATAAGTGCATCCATACCACTCGAATATTCTTCTGAAAATACTCCTGAAAGCCCCAAACATAAAAGTAGTAATAACCCAACAATAATGCTACTTGTACCTATAAGATTAATATCCCCCCAAAGACCTAAGTAATAAGGCTTTGCATCTTTATTTACTTTTTTATACATATTAAGTTCCATAACCTTTGATTTGTACTCATATCCAGTGATGCCACTGGCCTTCATTCCATTTAACTTATCTTGCAATTCAGCAACATTTTCAGCATTATTTGTTTTATATTCCTCTAAGTTAAAGATATTTGTATAGATTGATAATCCCTCTTTTTCTTTTTGCGTAATTTGACTAAGTTTTGTTACATTACCACCAGTTTTATAATATTCTTTGACTAGATTTTTAGCCTCTATCGCTTTATTCCCACCACCTGTCAATATTGTACTTAATATTAGAATTGTTACAAACACTGCCAAGGAAATTAAAACACTTTTCTTATAAAAAATTTTATAAAGCTCATGCTTTATTAAATTAAATAGCTTGCTCATCAGTTTGTTCCTCCTCAAAATAATACATGTATAAATCCTCTAGTCTTGGAACTTCAACTTTCGCTTTAGGTAAAGGTTTTTCATCGCTTATTATTCTTACTTCAATGCCTTTTTCTTTTCTCATTATATTGCCTACTTTAAAATCCTTATTAAGCTCATTTAGCATATTTTCCTCAACTATAGCGCTCCATACTTTGTTTTCCATATTCTTTAGAATATTATCGATAGAATCTTTTTCAATAAGCTCTCCATTTTTAAGCAGAAGTACTTCCTTTGAAATATATTCTATATCCGAAACAATGTGAGTAGAAAATATTATTATTTTATCCTTTGACATATCTGATATCAAATTTCTGAATCTTATCCGCTCCTTTGGATCAAGTCCTGTGGTAGGTTCATCCAATATAAGAATTTTAGGATCATTTAGTAATGCCTGTGCTATTCCTATTCTTTGTTTCATTCCACCTGAAAATGTTCCCAGCTTTTTTTTACTAACTGCCTTCAAATTAACAAGTTCAAGCAGTTCGTCAACCTTTCTTTGGGCAGAACGTGTATCAAGTCCCTTCAAGGCTGAAATGTACATAAGAAACCTATGGGCAGTAAAATCTTTATATATACCAAAATTTTGCGGTAAATATCCCAGAATATCCCGATACCTATCTCCCATTACCTTAATATCCTCACCATTAAGAATAACTCTTCCTCCTGTTGGATTTAAAATATCCGTCATTATTCTCATAAGTGTTGTCTTCCCCGAACCATTAGGACCAAGAAGTCCATACACTCCTGGGGTTAGTTTAACCTTTAGATTTTTAACCGCATATTTGTCTTTGTACTGTTTTGATATGTTTTCAAGCACTAATTTCAATTTGATTTCCCCTCTCAAAAATATTATTATATCTGCTTTGTAAAGCTTTAAGCTGTAGTACTAACATTAATGTACTGATTGATAATATAACCATATATGCAACAGTATCAAGTTGCATAATGGTATTTACAAATTTCTTATCGATGCACATATATAAAATTACCATTGACCAAATTGATACAATCGCAGCTACCGCATAATCTCCTTTGATTTTCATTGCTATCCAAAGTGATACTCCGGAAACCAATGTAAGCGGTGTTAGCCACAGTACTGATAGCTTCCATAGATCTATATTGCTCCTAAACATGTATAGAACGACGGAAAGTGCTGTATTCATAAATATACTGTAAATTCCTATAACTAATATTCTCGAAAGCATTATCTCAATAGCTGATATTTTACAGCTTAGTTCAATTTCAAGCACACCACTGTCACGACCTTTGAATACCTCAACTATACCTAAAATAGAAGGCAAAGGCGCTAACGCCATAATGGTAATGTATGGATCAATCTGATTAATAGATATAAAATACCCTATAATGAATATTGCGGTGCAGAAAACCCAGTAAATCTTACTTATAAAAGTTATTTCTCCTGCTGCCATCCTTATAATATGGCAGAACTTTTTAAATCTTTCATTTTTTATCGGTACATATTGTCTCAGAACTTCTATCGTTGCATCTATTTCCTCTTCCCCTGGGAGTTCTATTGTATAATTTTGCATATACGTGAGCAACTCTTCTACTGCCTTGTCATCATTATCTGGTATGACCTGAGATTTAGCGATAAGATTCTTTGGCACTTTTTTCATTTTTTTCACTCCTTTCAAATACTTGTTTAAGTTTTCCTATGCCTTGCTTTAGTCTCGACTTTACTGTTGATTCATTACTTTGTGTTATATATGCAATATCCTTAATCTTTAAATCATGATAATATTTTAAAATTATAGCATTTCTTTGAAATTGGGGAAGTGTCGTAATTGCATTTTTTATCTTCTGCCTCTCAATTTTCCTACTCATTATTTCATAAACATTGCTATTTTTATCAATTATATTTGTATTAAGCTCTATGTTACTTTTATTTTTTATAGCGCCGCTACTTCTAAAATAATCATTGCATGTATTTGCTGCAATCCGTAGCAACCAATTTTTAAACTTTCCTTCATCTTTATAAGATTTAATTGATTTAACAAGCTTTATTAAAACTTCTTGTGTAATATCGTAAGATGTATGATAGTCTCCAATATGTCTATATATAAATGAAAACAATAATTTATAATTGTTTTTAACCAAAATTTCCATTGCATATTGATTTCCGCTTTGTATTTCCTTAATTAATTCTTCATCAGTCGACATTCCATCACCACCCTTCTACATATAATAACGTAAAGTTTTATTTAAAAGTTTTAAATAAAAAAATAAAATTAGCCTATATCTTAAATTACTATGTAAAATAAGATATAGGCTTTACTTTATAGGCTAATAACCTCACTAATAATTCACTATATATTAGGCTTGTCATTTTTTTGTATATCTTATTGATGTGTTTATAATAAGATGTTATAATGTTGTCAGGTGCACATGTATATACACCAGTATATACATGTGCACCTGAGTTAAATAACAGTTTATGTGCATAATATTATAAACATCCTTTATATTCATAACTTAACAAAGTATATATTTTATTAGGAGGAAACCTCATGGAAAAATTCAAAATCGTTGTAAAAAAAGGCCTTAAACGATATTTTTTAGATGCCTTGAGTGCAATGGCATTAGGTCTATTTGCTTCATTAATTATTGGACTAATACTAAGTCAATTATCAAAAATACCTGCACTAGCTTTCCTTGAAGAGTTTGCAGAAATCATTTCAGTTAAATCCCCTGTAGTTGGCGCAGCTATTGGTGTGGCTATAGCTTGGGGCTTAAAAGTTACCCCACTTACTATGTTCTCCTGCGCTGCTACTGGTGCTTTTGGATATATGTATATGGGTGGTGGCCCAGTAGGATCTTTCATTGCTGCAGTAATAGGTGCAGAACTTGGCAACTTTGTGTCTGGAAAAACTAAGATTGATATTGTTATAGTTCCCATTGTTACTATTGTTACTGGAAGTATATCCGGTAAGTTTGTTGGCCCTTATATCTCAGTTCTTATGACGAATATTGGTGCAGTCATAAATTCTGCTACAACTCTTATGCCTATTCCAATGGGTATTGCTGTATCTACTTTAATGGGTTTAGCGCTTACTGCTCCAATTAGTAGTGCTGCCATAGCAATTTCACTAAAAATGTCTGGCCTTGCAGCCGGTGCCGCCACTGTTGGTTGCAGTGCTCAAATGATAGGTTTTGCTGTTTCTAGTTATAGAGAAAATAAGATAAGTGGTTTAGTATCTCAAGGACTAGGTACCTCTATGCTACAAGTACCTAACATAATAAGACGTCCCCAGGTTTGGATACCTCCAACACTTGCCGGTGCAATACTCGGCCCTCTTGCTACTACGGTTTTATCCATGAAAAACAACTCTCTAGGTGCAGGTATGGGTACTAGCGGTCTTGTAGGTCAGTTTGGAACCCTTGCCGCTATGCAGGGGAGCCAACCTACTTCGGTGATAGTTTTAAAAATATTACTTCTACACTTTATAGCCCCTGCTGTTTTAACCCTACTCTTCTCAGAGATTATGAGGAAGAAAGGGTGGATTAGTCAAGGAGACTTAAAGCTTAAGCTTTGAGTTAGTGAAATTCAAAAGAAGCTGCAGGTGATAATACACCCTTTGGGTGAGTTCACCTGCAGCTTCTTTTGTTATAATATTTAATTGTATAAATCACTATAAATAATTTTAAATACTTCTAAAGCCTCTTCTATTTTATCTTGTAGTAGGTATTTTTTATTTTCTAGCTGCCTTCTACCTTCCACCGTGATTTTATAAATTTTCTGTGCTTTCTTGGAATTACTCCATTCCCCAATAATCAATTTTTCTTTTTCTATTTTTTTTAAAAGAGGATATATTCCGCCTGTACTAGGAATCCAAAGACCATTTGTTCTATCACCAATTTTATGAGATATATCGTTTCCATTAGTTTCGCCTAAACTTAGAATGTATAGCACGTACAAAGGTAGTAACCCTTTTGTGAATACTTGACCTACAGCTTCTTTTTCCTTTTGAACTTTTCGAAGCTGTAAAAGTTTTTTCTTGTATTCAACATACAACCTCTTTTCCTGCACCCTAATGTCTATCTCACTTTCTTTATTCACTATATCATCCATTTTTATTTAAGGTTCCTCTATACAAACCATTCCTACCAAACCTGGTCCACTATGAACCCCTGATACAGGACTTATATATCCTCCGAATTCTACGGAAATAGCATTTGGATGGAGACTTATACTTTCCATTACTTTTTTAGACTCTTCTAATGCATCACCGTGTAATATATAAACCCTACACTTCTTTTTATCTAAAATGCTATTTGTAAGTTCTACAAGTTTATTAAGAGATTGCTTTCTACCCCTTACCTTTTCACATGTACAATACTTACCTTCATCATCAAACGAAATTATAGGTTTAATGTTTAAAAGCTCAGCTATTGTGCCTGCAACTTTCCCTATTCTTCCACCTTTTTTTAAGTACTCTAAAGTCCCTACTACAAAG from the Clostridium sp. CM027 genome contains:
- a CDS encoding ABC transporter permease subunit → MSKLFNLIKHELYKIFYKKSVLISLAVFVTILILSTILTGGGNKAIEAKNLVKEYYKTGGNVTKLSQITQKEKEGLSIYTNIFNLEEYKTNNAENVAELQDKLNGMKASGITGYEYKSKVMELNMYKKVNKDAKPYYLGLWGDINLIGTSSIIVGLLLLLCLGLSGVFSEEYSSGMDALILSSKYGKKTIITAKLIASCIYSSSIALIFGIIPILSSVLCYGNIEGFDRPMQALGMYSFSPYQLNISQVYLLQFLMMFIGILAFGLLILMFSSRIRNLLVTFFVSFAAIIMPLYLAGNMGIEHSILGLINSYCFFISPSDSLQMVNTYNIFGTPVINIVACGIALIIFSMISIYITKHSFRKHEVVN
- a CDS encoding ABC transporter ATP-binding protein: MKLVLENISKQYKDKYAVKNLKVKLTPGVYGLLGPNGSGKTTLMRIMTDILNPTGGRVILNGEDIKVMGDRYRDILGYLPQNFGIYKDFTAHRFLMYISALKGLDTRSAQRKVDELLELVNLKAVSKKKLGTFSGGMKQRIGIAQALLNDPKILILDEPTTGLDPKERIRFRNLISDMSKDKIIIFSTHIVSDIEYISKEVLLLKNGELIEKDSIDNILKNMENKVWSAIVEENMLNELNKDFKVGNIMRKEKGIEVRIISDEKPLPKAKVEVPRLEDLYMYYFEEEQTDEQAI
- a CDS encoding RNA polymerase sigma factor; its protein translation is MSTDEELIKEIQSGNQYAMEILVKNNYKLLFSFIYRHIGDYHTSYDITQEVLIKLVKSIKSYKDEGKFKNWLLRIAANTCNDYFRSSGAIKNKSNIELNTNIIDKNSNVYEIMSRKIERQKIKNAITTLPQFQRNAIILKYYHDLKIKDIAYITQSNESTVKSRLKQGIGKLKQVFERSEKNEKSAKESYR
- a CDS encoding PTS transporter subunit IIC; translation: MEKFKIVVKKGLKRYFLDALSAMALGLFASLIIGLILSQLSKIPALAFLEEFAEIISVKSPVVGAAIGVAIAWGLKVTPLTMFSCAATGAFGYMYMGGGPVGSFIAAVIGAELGNFVSGKTKIDIVIVPIVTIVTGSISGKFVGPYISVLMTNIGAVINSATTLMPIPMGIAVSTLMGLALTAPISSAAIAISLKMSGLAAGAATVGCSAQMIGFAVSSYRENKISGLVSQGLGTSMLQVPNIIRRPQVWIPPTLAGAILGPLATTVLSMKNNSLGAGMGTSGLVGQFGTLAAMQGSQPTSVIVLKILLLHFIAPAVLTLLFSEIMRKKGWISQGDLKLKL
- a CDS encoding PadR family transcriptional regulator, coding for MDDIVNKESEIDIRVQEKRLYVEYKKKLLQLRKVQKEKEAVGQVFTKGLLPLYVLYILSLGETNGNDISHKIGDRTNGLWIPSTGGIYPLLKKIEKEKLIIGEWSNSKKAQKIYKITVEGRRQLENKKYLLQDKIEEALEVFKIIYSDLYN